Part of the Sulfuricella denitrificans skB26 genome is shown below.
GACGTGGTGCATGGCCGCGCTGGAGTGGTTGAGCCAGATGCCGGATGCGGTGTGGCAGCAGCACGCTCCTCCGCTGTGGACAGTGTTGGCAGCAGCGATCGGCATCTTCTGGCTGTTGCTGCCGCGTGGTTTTCCTGCACGCTGGCTGGGGGCGGCGGGACTCATGCCGATGTTCATGGTGTTGCCGCCGCAGCCCGAGCAGGGTGCTTTGTGGCTTAGCGTGCTGGATGTTGGGCAGGGGCTGGCAGTGGTAGTGCAGACCCGGAACCATGCGCTGCTTTACGATACCGGCCCGCGCTATACCGCCGATGCTGACAGCGGCAGCCGCATCGTGGTGCCTTACCTGCGCGCTGCCGGCATTAAGCGGCTCGACGGGCTGATCGTGACCCATGACGACAGCGACCACAGCGGCGGGGCAGCGTCCGTGCTGGATGCGGTTCCGGTCGGCTGGCTGGCATCATCATTACCCGCAGATAGCCCTATCCTGCCCCATGCTCGAAAGTCGCTGCCCTGCTACGCCGGCCAATCCTGGGAATGGGATGGGGTGCATTTTGAAATGCTCCATCCAGGCTGGGAAAGCTACGCCGACGAGCACCTCAGGAACAACGCCCGCGGCTGCACGCTGAAAATCACTTCGCCCTACGGCAGCGTATTGTTGCCTGCCGACATCGAGCGTGAATCGGAAGCGGAAATCCTCGCGCGCACGCCTGACGCTCTCGCCGCCACGCTCCTGGTGGCACCTCACCACGGCAGCAAGACCTCTTCCACCGAGGCGTTCATCCACCAGGTTAATCCATCCATCGTGATTTTTACTGCGGGATACCGCAACCACTTCGGCCATCCCAAGCCGGAAGTGGTGGAGCGCTACCGGGTGTTGGGTAGTCGGTTGTACCGCTCGGATTTCGACGGCGCAGTACTCCTGCGCTTTGAGAAGGAAGCTGGCGTCAAGCTGCAAACCTGGCGCCAGGAGAGACATCGCTACTGGCAGGAACGGTAAGTTGGGTTACGGCTTTCAGCCTGCCCAACCTATATTACTGGCCAAGTCTGCTATTATTCCCCCATGGTTTCCGTCCATTCTTCTCACACGCTGCCGACCGGCGGTGATCAACCTGATTTCCCTTCCTGGCTGGAATCTCTGGGCATAGAGCTCAGTCCCCAAGGACGGGGAACCCTATTGCATGCTTGCGAGTTTGCGCAGGAACTTAACACCGAAGATCCGGACGCCATGAGACATGTGCTCGGCACCGCGGTTATTCTGGCACATCAGAACCTGGATCAGGAAAGCATTGTTGCCGCAATCCTGCAGGGAGCGGCAGAGCACGATCCGGAAGTGTTAGCCAAAGTGGCGGCTATCTTCGGCGAAGGGGTCGCCCGTCTGGTGGACGGTGTTGCCCGCATGGGCCAGATCAGCGAATACAGCGCACCGGCAGGTGGCGACAAGCGTGAGCAGGGCGCTCACATCGAGTCGTTGCGTAAAATGCTGCTGGCGATGGTGGAAGATATTCGGGTGGTGCTGATCAAGCTGGCCGAGCGCACCCAGGCCATGCGCGAGCTTTCGCATGCTGACGAAGACACCCGCCATCGCGTAGCGCATGAGGTGCAGGATATTTTTGCGCCGCTGGCGAACCGTCTCGGTGTGTGGCAGGTGAAGTGGGAGCTGGAAGACCTGTCGTTCCGCTACCTCGAGCCTGATCTTTACAAGAAAATCGCCCGCCTGCTGGACGAGAAGCGACTCGGCCGCGAGCAGTACATTGCGGACGTGCGCGAGCAGTTGCGCCAGGAACTGCATAAGAACGGTGTCGTTGCTGAGGTGTCTGGCCGTCCCAAGCACATCTACAGCATTTACAAAAAGATGAAGCGCAAGGGGGTAGATTTCTCCGAGGTCTACGATGTGCGCGCAGTGCGGGTGCTGGTGAACGACCTCAAGGACTGCTACACCGCATTGGGCGTGGTTCATAGCCTGTGGCAGCCGATCCCGGGCGAGTTCGACGATTATATTGCCCATCCCAAGGGCAACGATTATCGCTCTCTGCACACCGCTGTAGTCGGGCCTGAGGAAAAGGCGCTGGAAGTCCAGATCCGTACCCACGACATGCATAACCATGCCGAGCTGGGCGTGGCGGCACATTGGCGCTACAAGGAAGGCGGCAGACAGGACGCCGGGTTCGAGGAAAAAATCGCCTGGTTGCGCCAGATCATGGAGTGGAAGGAGGATGTCCACGATGCCGGCGAGCTGATGGAGCAATTCAAGACCGGGCTGTTCCAGGATACGGTTTACATTCTTACTCCCCAGGGCAAGGTAGTGGCGCTGTCAAAAGGGGCGACCCCGATCGATTTTGCCTATCATGTTCACACCGATCTGGGTGATCGCTGTCGTGGCGCCAAGGTGGACGGCAATATTGTGCCGCTCACTTACCCGTTACAGAACGGTCAGCGCGTCGAGATCATCACCGTGAAGCAAGGCGGGCCTTCGCGCGACTGGCTCAACTTCAACCTGGGCTATGTCAGGACCTCGCGCGCCAAGGCAAAAATTCGCCACTGGTTCAAGCATCAGCACTACGAAGAGAATGTCGCTCAGGGGCGCGAGGCGCTGGAAAAAGAAACCCACCGCCTTGGTCTGCCCCTGCCCAACCTGGAAACGCTGGCGCAGAAAAACCGCTTCGCCAGGCCTGAGGATTTGCTCGCTGCCATCGGCCGCGGCGACATTACTGCCCGTCAGGTAATGGCAGCGATCCAGGAAGAGGTCGTACCAAAAGAGGAAGAATGGCATCTGCCCGCACCCCGTGCGGGTATCGGCCCTTCTGCGTCCGGGGTGCTGCTCCATGGTGAGGGTGGAATGCTCACCACGATTGCCAAATGCTGCAAGCCCGTGCCGCCGGATGCAATCATCGGTTTCGTTACGCGTGGTCGTGGTGTGGCGATCCACCGTCAGGATTGCCCGAATGTTCTGCATTTCGATGAGAGCCAGCGTGACCGGTTGCTAGTCGCCAGCTGGGGAACGAAGAGCGGCGGCCATTACGAGGTGGATATCGAGATCGAGGCGAATGACAGGCAGGGGTTGCTGCGTGATGTTTCCGAGGTGATGACGCGCGAGAAAATCAATGTCACCGCAGTGAGCACGCTAAGCCGGGGGCTACAGGCGGGAATGCGATTTACCGTGCAGATCGCTGATCTTGATCAGCTCGCGCGCATCATCGCACAGATCCGGGAAGTGCCCGGTGTGGCTGGGGCGTGGCGGCGCAGCTGATCGGTTTTCAGTGAGTTTGTTTAAACAATTGATATTTCGATGCCTCAAGTTGTTCGGCGAGTTCCACAAAGCCGTCGCTCTTGGCGAATGTTGCAACTTTGTCCCAGGAGTCGTTGCGGTCAATCGATTTGGCGGTCTTGCAGTCGGTTGGAATGCTCTTGCGGAACTCATACAGCATTGCTTCGGTTTGAATGATCAAACTATTCATTTTGTCCCTCCGTGTCGTGTTTACTCGTTGACAGGAACCTTTCAATGGAAGGGGAGTGCCTTCCATGAATTACTTAAATATAGAGGATAAAAAATGATTTAAAGATATTTTTAATACGATAAAAAGATCTTTAAATCAATGATTTGTGTCGTTTTAGGATGCCATGGTGTGGAGTTTCAGGAACTGGCGCAGGAGGCGTATCCAGGCGCACGATACCCTGCCCGAACCGGCATGGCGGGATGCTATTTCATCCTTGCCGTTACTGGGTGGTTTGTCAGGCGACGAGATCATTCGATTGCGCGAACTGGTGATTTTGTTTTTGCACGAAAAAGAACTGGTCGCGGCGGATGGATATGTCTTGAGTGGCGACATGAGGTTGAAGATTGCCGCACAGGCGTGCTTGCCGATTCTCAATTTGGGTCTGGACTATTATGCGGGCTGGGTGTCGATCATCGTCTATCCAGACGAATTCGTGCCGGAATACGAATTCATGGATGAAGACGGGGTGGTGCACCATATACGCGAACCGATGATCGGCGAATCATGGGAGCGTGGGCCGGTGATACTTTCTGCCGCTGATGTGGAACGTTCCGGCGAACTGGATGGTGTCAACGTAGTAATCCATGAATTCGCCCATAAGCTGGATATGCTGAATGGTGCGCCGGATGGGTTCCCGCCGCTGCATCATGAAATGGATCGGGTCGCCTGGACCCAGGCTTTTTCCAGTGCATTTGACGCCTTTAGCGCCAAAGTCGAATCCGGGGTGGGAACGATGATCGACCCTTATGCGGCGGAGAGCCCGGCAGAATTCTTCGCTGTGATGAGCGAGGCTTTTTTTGAAATCCCCCGCTCTCTGCTCGGGGAATATCCTGAGGTGTACCGGCAACTTGCCGCTTTTTTTCGTCAGGATCCGGCAGCCCGGTAAAGCGTTATTTGAAACGGCGGGAAAATTAAGATAGAATGCCGTTTCGTTTTTTAGGCGCGTAGCTCAGCTGGTTAGAGCACCACCTTGACATGGTGGGGGTCGTTGGTTCGAGTCCAATCGCGCCTACCAAATTCTTAAAAAGTGCGGCCATGCCGCACTTTTGTTTTGGTAGGGTTGTTATGCCTGTTATTCGCTTGCCTGATGGCTCCGAGCGTAAATTCGATCAGCCAGTAACGGTAGCCGAAGTGGCTGCCAGCATCGGTGCGGGCTTGGCTCGTGCGGCGCTGGCCGGCAAGGTCGATGGCAAGCTGGTGGATACATCCCATCGCATAGAGACCGATAGCAATCTGGCGATCATCACCGACCGGGATGCCGAAGGTCTGGAAGTGATCCGCCACTCCACTGCGCATCTCCTGGCGCAAGCCGTAAAATCTCTTTTTCCGGATGCTCAGGTCACCATCGGCCCGGTGATCGATGATGGTTTCTTTTACGATTTCTCCTATAAGCGTCCGTTCACGCCTGATGACTTGCTGGCCATTGAAAAGAAAATGGCGGAGCTGGTCAAAGCCGACCTGAAAGTCGAGCGTAAGGTGCTGTCGCGTTCCGATGCCATTACCTTCTTCAAGGATTTGGGCGAGCAGTACAAGGCGCAGATCATCGAATCCATACCCAGCGACGAAGATCTGTCTCTGTACACTCAGGGCGATTTCACCGACCTGTGCCGTGGCCCGCATGTGCCTTCCACGGCCAAGCTCAAGGTGTTCAAGTTGATGAAGGTGGCCGGCGCCTACTGGCGCGGCGATTCGAAGAATGAAATGCTGACGCGGGTGTATGGCACCGCCTGGGCGAAAAAGGAAGACCAGGAAGCCTATCTGCACCGTCTGGAAGAGGCCGAGAAGCGCGATCACCGCAAGATCGGCAAGCTGCTGGACCTGTTCCATACCCAGGAAGAAGCGCCGGGTATGGTGTTCTGGCATCCAAATGGCTGGACGCTTTACCAGATCGTCGAGCAGTACATGCGCGGCGTGTTTCGCGACAACGACTACCAGGAAATCCGCACACCGCAGGTGGTAGACCGCAGTCTGTGGGAGAAGTCGGGTCACTGGGACAAGTTCCAGGCGATGATGTTTACCACTCATTCGGAAAACCGCGACTACGCGGTCAAGCCGATGAATTGCCCGTGCCATATCCAGGTATTCAACCAGGGCCTGAAGAGCTACCGCGACCTGCCCCTGCGGCTGGCGGAATTCGGTTCCTGCCACCGCAACGAGCCATCTGGCACGCTGGCCGGCATCATGCGGGTGCGCAATTTCACCCAGGACGACGCCCATATTTTCTGCACCGAAGCGCAGATCCAGGATGAAGTGGCGACGTTCATCGATCTGTTGCAAAAGGTCTACGCTGAATTCGGCTTCGCTGACATCGTCGTCAAGCTATCCACCCGGCCTGAGCAGCGTGTCGGCTCCGACGAGGAGTGGGACAAGGCCGAGGCTGCCCTGGAAACGGCGCTCAAGCGCAAGGGTCTGGAATTCGAACTGCAGCCAGGCGAAGGCGCATTCTACGGGCCCAAAATTGAATTCTCGCTGCGTGACTGCCTGAATCGTGTCTGGCAGTGCGGTACCATCCAGGTGGACTTCTCCATGCCTGGCCGGCTGGACGCAACCTATATCAACGAAGAGAGCGCCAAGCAGACGCCGGTCATGCTGCACCGCGCCATTCTCGGCTCGCTTGAGCGTTTCATCGGTATTCTGATTGAACACTACGCTGGGGCTTTTCCGATGTGGCTGGCGCCGCGGCAAATGGTGGTCATGAATATCACCGATGCCCAGGCGGATTATGCGCGTGAGGTGGTGGCTGAGCTCAAAAAGAATGGTCTGCGCGCCGAGGCGGACTTGAGAAATGAGAAAATAACCTATAAAATACGGGAACATAGTTTGCAAAGGTTGCCTTATCTCCTGATTGTGGGGGACAAAGAGGTGGCTTCGAAACAGGTTGCCGTGCGTACTCGTAAGGGCGAAGACCTAGGCCAGATGCCGCTGGAAGCGTTGATTCAGCGGCTCAAGGGCGAGGTTGCCGAGAGGGTAGGCGCGGTTTAATTTTTTTGATTTGGAGGTTTTGCTATCGCTCAGGAAAAAGAATCACGAATTAATGGCGAGATTAATGCGCCCGAAATTCGTTTGGTCGGTGTGGAAGGTGAGCCGCTAGGCATAGTTAGCCTGGCAGTGGCCATGGGTATGGCGGAAGAGGCCGAGATCGATTTGGTCGAGATCGCTCCGCAAGCTCAGCCGCCGGTGTGCCGTTTGATGGATTACGGCAAGTTCAAGTACCGCGAAAGCAAGAAGCAGCACGAAGCCAAGCTGAAACAGATCCAGATCAAGGTCAAGGAAATCAAATTCCGTCCGGGAACGGACGAAGGCGACTACCAGATCAAGTTGCGCAATCTGATCAAATTTCTGGAAGAGGGCGACAAGTGCAAGATCACGTTGCGCTTCCGCGGTCGGGAGATGGCGCACCAGGAGATCGGTTTGCGGCTCCTCAAGCGCGTTGAGGCCGATCTTCTGGAACATGGTACGGTCGAGCAGTTTCCGAAAATGGAAGGCCGTCAGATGGTGATGGTGCTGTCGCCGAAGAAGAAATAGTAGTTGTAAGTCCAGCTGGCAGCGTAAGTTGTCAGCTAAAAAGAAGTGGTGTTCAGGCTACCAAGTTTCCCCGCAGGGGAGCGCCTGACATCAAGCTAAAATGTAGGAGTTGTAAATGCCTAAGATGAAAACCAAGAGCGGCGCTGCCAAGCGCTTCAAGTCTCTGGGTGGCGGCGGTATCAAGCGCACCCATTCCCACCTGCGCCACATCCTGACCAAAAAGACGACCAAGCGTAAGCGTCAGCTGCGCGGTACTTCGATGGTTTGTGCGAGCGACATGAAGTCGGTTCGCGCCATGATGCCCTACGCGTAAGGAGACTGAAAAATGCCAAGAGTTAAACGTGGAGTAACGGCGCGCGCGCGCCACAAGAAAGTTCTGGTACAGGCCAAGGGTTTCCGTGGTCGTCGCAAGAACGTTTACCGCATCGCCAAACAGGCGGTGATGAAAGCCGGTCAGTATGCTTATCGCGACCGTCGCCAGAAGAAGCGTCAATTTCGTGCCCTGTGGATTGTCCGCATCAACGCGGCAGCTCGCGAACTAGGCCTGACTTACAGCGTGTTCATGAACGGCATTAAGAAAGCCGCGATTGAAGTGGATCGCAAGGTCCTGGCTGATCTGGCTGTGTTCGACAAGCCCGCTTTTGCACACATCGTGAATCAGGTAAAAGCTCGCCTCGCTGCTTAAGCTGTAGTCAAGAAAAAGGAGGCTGAGAAGCCTCCTTTTTTTGTTTGGGTTTAAGGGCAAAAAATCGTTAGCTCCAATATAAATTGAATGTTAAACCTTGATGATATCCTGAAAGAAGCGCAGGCCGCCTTCGCCGGAATAGATAATCCGGCCGAACTGGAGCAGGCCAAGGCGCGCTATCTGGGCAAGAGTGGCGTGCTCACCGAGCAGCTCAAACAGCTCGGCAAAATGCCGCCGGAAGAGCGCCGTGAAGCAGGCGCCCGTATCAACCAGGCGAAGGACTTGCTGGAGCAGGCCCTGAAAGATCGGCGTGAAGCGATACAGGAGCGGCTATTGCAGGCGCAACTGGCGCAGGAGGCGCTCGATGTGACGCTGCCAGGCCGCGGTTTAGGGGTGGGTGGCCTGCATCCGGTCACTCGCACGCTGCAGCGCATCGAAGGTTTGTTCCGTTCGATCGGATTCAGCGTCGCAGAAGGGCCGGAAATCGAGAGCGATTTCTACAACTTCACTGCGCTGAATATTCCCGAAAATCATCCCGCCCGTGCCATGCATGACACCTTTTACGTGGATGAGCAGCATGTGCTGCGCACTCATACCTCGCCGGTGCAGGTGCACTATATGCAGAATCACCAACCGCCGCTGAAGATCATTGCGCCGGGCCGGGTTTACCGCTGCGATTCTGATGTTACGCATACCCCCATGTTCCATCAGGTTGAGGGGCTATGGGTGGACGAGCAGGTGAGCTTCGCTGAACTCAAGGGTGTGCTGGCCGATTTCATGCAGCGCTTCTTCGAGCGGGATGACCTCAAGGTGCGTTTTCGGCCCTCATTCTTTCCCTTTACCGAACCTTCGGCGGAAATGGACATCGGCTGCGTGATGTGCGGCGGCGCGGGTTGCCGGGTGTGCAGCCATACCGGCTGGCTCGAAGTGCTGGGCTGCGGCATGGTGCACCCCAACGTGCTAGGCCACGTCAATGTGGACAGCGAGAAATACCTCGGGTTCGCCTTTGGTCTGGGTGTGGAGCGTCTGGCGATGCTGCGTTACGGCGTGAACGATCTGAGGTTGTTCTTCGAAAGCGATCTGAGATTTCTAAGGCAGTTCAACTGAATGAAATTTTCCGAAAATTGGCTGCGTGCCTACGTCAATCCCGAACTCGACAGTGACCGACTCGCCCATGCCCTGACTATGGCGGGGCTGGAGGTGGAAGCGCTGGAAACGGTTGCGCCTCCCTTCGACAAAGTGGTGGTGGGAGAAGTTTTGTCGCTGGAGAAACATCCCGATGCCGACCGGCTGAATGTCTGCCGGGTCGATGTCGGTGCCGGCGAGCCATTGCAGATCGTGTGCGGTGCGGCCAATGTTCATGCCGGAGCGAAGGTGCCGTGCGCCCTGGTCGGCGCGCAACTGCCGAAGATGGCGATCAAGCAGGCTAAAGTGCGCGGTGTAGAATCCTCCGGCATGCTGTGTTCCGAGTCAGAGCTGGGACTGGCTGAAGAAAGCAGCGGCCTGTTGCTGCTGCCGGCCGACGCGACGGTCGGGCAGTCGATCCGTGATTATCTTGGCCTCGACGACAAGTTGTACACCCTCAAGCTCACTCCCAACCGTAGCGATTGCCTGAGTGTGACTGGTGTGGCGCGCGAAGTAGCGGCGGTGACGGGCGCAGCATTGAATTTACCGAATGCGGTGGTGGTGCCTGCCTCAATTTCTGACCGGATCGCTGTGGTGGTGGATGAGCCTGTGGCATGTCCAAGTTACTGCGGTCGGGTGCTGAAAGGCTTGGATGCTGCAGCAACGACGCCGGAATGGATGGCGCGCCGGCTGAAAAGAAGCGGACTGCGTCCGATCAGTGCGGTTGTGGATGTGACCAATTACGTTTTACTGGAACTGGGTCAACCCCTGCATGCGTTTGACCTGGCTAAAATTCAGGGTGGCATCAGTGTGCGTTTCGCCCGTCCCGGAGAGCAACTGGAACTGCTTAACCAGCAGACGGCGGCACTGGATTCCGACATGCTGGTCATCGGCGATACTCACCAAGCTCTGGCACTGGCAGGCGTGATGGGCGGTCAAGCCAGCGCGGTGTCCGATGCGACCGTCGATATTTTTCTGGAAAGCGCGTTCTTCAGCCCTGATACAATCGCCGGCAAGGCGCGCCGGCTGACTCTTTCCACCGATTCTTCCTATCGTTTCGAGCGGGGTGTGGATTTCGCTGCAACGCGCGTTGCGCTGGAGCGGGCCACGCAGTTGTTGCTGGAAATCTGCGGTGGCGCGGCGGGCGAGATCACCGAAGTAATAGCCGAATTGCCGCAGCGTACGCCGATCCGGCTACGGGTGGCACGCGTCAGCCAGGTGCTGGGCATAGATTTAAGTGCGGTCCAAATAGTGGCGCTGCTCACTCGTCTGCAATTCAATTTTGCCGAAGACGGCGGCGCATTCCAGGTCACGCCGCCGAGCTATCGATTCGATCTGTCCATCGAGGCCGACCTGATCGAGGAAATGGCACGGCTCTATGGTTACGACAATATTCCCGCACTGCCGCCCCGAGGCAGCCTGAACATGCTGGCCCAGTCCGAGGCGGCGCGGGGGCGGGATTCGTTGCGGGCGCTGCTGACTGCGCGCGATTACCAGGAAGTGATCAATTACAGCTTTGTCGATGCGGCATGGGAGCGCGATATTGCCGGCAACGACAGTCCGCTGTCGCTAAAAAATCCGATTGCCAGCCAGATGGGCGTGATGCGCTCGACTCTGTTCGGCGGGTTGATCGATAATCTGTGCTTCAATCTCAACCGCAAGCAGGAGCGTGTGCGCCTGTTTGAAACCGGGTGCTGCTTCACCCAATCGGCGGATGGATTTATTCAGCCAGAAAAAATCGCCGGTCTGTGTTACGGCAATGCTAAGCCCGAGCAGTGGGGCGAGGCCGTGCGCGGAGTGGATTTTTATGACGCCAAGGCGGATGTGGAAGCCCTGTTCTGGCCGTCGGTTCCCCGCTTTGAGTCCGGCTCGCATCCGGCGTTGCATCCTGGCCAGTCGGCAAAGGTGTGGCTGGAGGGTGAGTTTATTGGCTGGGTTGGCACGCTGCATCCGAAGTGGCAGCAGAAATACGAGCTGCCGGCCGCGCCGGTCGTGTTCGAACTGAATATGGCCGTACTGCTGAGGGGCAGGGTTCCGTCGTTTGCTGAAATATCGAAGTTTCAGGTGGTGCGCCGTGATATTGCGGTGGTCGTGGACGAAGGAGTCAGCGTGCAGGACTTGCTTGACGGCATGAGTGAGCACTTGCCGGACGCCGTAACCGAGCTTAAGTTGTTTGATGTGTATCGTGGCAAAGGCATTGATTTAGGTAAAAAAAGTCTTGCATTCCGGGTGTTGATGCAAGATACTCGACAGACTCTGACCGATGAAGAAGTAGACGCGGTAACCGCGCAACTTGCTGAAGTTTTGGCTTCCCGCTATGGCGCGAAGTTACGTAATTGAGGAACAAACATGACATTAACAAAAGCCGAACTTGCAGACATGCTGTTCGAAAAAGTAGGGTTGAACAAACGGGAAGCCAAGGACATGGTTGAATCCTTCTTTGAAGAGATTCGCGTATCCCTGGAACAAGGGGAAGGCGTCAAGCTGTCCGGGTTCGGCAACTTCGAATTGCGCGACAAGCCTGAACGCCCAGGCCGCAATCCCAAAACCGGTGAAGAAATTCCTATCACCGCGCGGCGCGTGGTGACCTTTCATGCCAGCCAGAAGCTGAAAGGGTTGGTGGAAGATTCCTATCAATTAGAGGC
Proteins encoded:
- a CDS encoding RelA/SpoT family protein — its product is MVSVHSSHTLPTGGDQPDFPSWLESLGIELSPQGRGTLLHACEFAQELNTEDPDAMRHVLGTAVILAHQNLDQESIVAAILQGAAEHDPEVLAKVAAIFGEGVARLVDGVARMGQISEYSAPAGGDKREQGAHIESLRKMLLAMVEDIRVVLIKLAERTQAMRELSHADEDTRHRVAHEVQDIFAPLANRLGVWQVKWELEDLSFRYLEPDLYKKIARLLDEKRLGREQYIADVREQLRQELHKNGVVAEVSGRPKHIYSIYKKMKRKGVDFSEVYDVRAVRVLVNDLKDCYTALGVVHSLWQPIPGEFDDYIAHPKGNDYRSLHTAVVGPEEKALEVQIRTHDMHNHAELGVAAHWRYKEGGRQDAGFEEKIAWLRQIMEWKEDVHDAGELMEQFKTGLFQDTVYILTPQGKVVALSKGATPIDFAYHVHTDLGDRCRGAKVDGNIVPLTYPLQNGQRVEIITVKQGGPSRDWLNFNLGYVRTSRAKAKIRHWFKHQHYEENVAQGREALEKETHRLGLPLPNLETLAQKNRFARPEDLLAAIGRGDITARQVMAAIQEEVVPKEEEWHLPAPRAGIGPSASGVLLHGEGGMLTTIAKCCKPVPPDAIIGFVTRGRGVAIHRQDCPNVLHFDESQRDRLLVASWGTKSGGHYEVDIEIEANDRQGLLRDVSEVMTREKINVTAVSTLSRGLQAGMRFTVQIADLDQLARIIAQIREVPGVAGAWRRS
- a CDS encoding M90 family metallopeptidase — its product is MVWSFRNWRRRRIQAHDTLPEPAWRDAISSLPLLGGLSGDEIIRLRELVILFLHEKELVAADGYVLSGDMRLKIAAQACLPILNLGLDYYAGWVSIIVYPDEFVPEYEFMDEDGVVHHIREPMIGESWERGPVILSAADVERSGELDGVNVVIHEFAHKLDMLNGAPDGFPPLHHEMDRVAWTQAFSSAFDAFSAKVESGVGTMIDPYAAESPAEFFAVMSEAFFEIPRSLLGEYPEVYRQLAAFFRQDPAAR
- the thrS gene encoding threonine--tRNA ligase, whose translation is MPVIRLPDGSERKFDQPVTVAEVAASIGAGLARAALAGKVDGKLVDTSHRIETDSNLAIITDRDAEGLEVIRHSTAHLLAQAVKSLFPDAQVTIGPVIDDGFFYDFSYKRPFTPDDLLAIEKKMAELVKADLKVERKVLSRSDAITFFKDLGEQYKAQIIESIPSDEDLSLYTQGDFTDLCRGPHVPSTAKLKVFKLMKVAGAYWRGDSKNEMLTRVYGTAWAKKEDQEAYLHRLEEAEKRDHRKIGKLLDLFHTQEEAPGMVFWHPNGWTLYQIVEQYMRGVFRDNDYQEIRTPQVVDRSLWEKSGHWDKFQAMMFTTHSENRDYAVKPMNCPCHIQVFNQGLKSYRDLPLRLAEFGSCHRNEPSGTLAGIMRVRNFTQDDAHIFCTEAQIQDEVATFIDLLQKVYAEFGFADIVVKLSTRPEQRVGSDEEWDKAEAALETALKRKGLEFELQPGEGAFYGPKIEFSLRDCLNRVWQCGTIQVDFSMPGRLDATYINEESAKQTPVMLHRAILGSLERFIGILIEHYAGAFPMWLAPRQMVVMNITDAQADYAREVVAELKKNGLRAEADLRNEKITYKIREHSLQRLPYLLIVGDKEVASKQVAVRTRKGEDLGQMPLEALIQRLKGEVAERVGAV
- the infC gene encoding translation initiation factor IF-3 — protein: MAQEKESRINGEINAPEIRLVGVEGEPLGIVSLAVAMGMAEEAEIDLVEIAPQAQPPVCRLMDYGKFKYRESKKQHEAKLKQIQIKVKEIKFRPGTDEGDYQIKLRNLIKFLEEGDKCKITLRFRGREMAHQEIGLRLLKRVEADLLEHGTVEQFPKMEGRQMVMVLSPKKK
- the rpmI gene encoding 50S ribosomal protein L35 — protein: MPKMKTKSGAAKRFKSLGGGGIKRTHSHLRHILTKKTTKRKRQLRGTSMVCASDMKSVRAMMPYA
- the rplT gene encoding 50S ribosomal protein L20: MPRVKRGVTARARHKKVLVQAKGFRGRRKNVYRIAKQAVMKAGQYAYRDRRQKKRQFRALWIVRINAAARELGLTYSVFMNGIKKAAIEVDRKVLADLAVFDKPAFAHIVNQVKARLAA
- the pheS gene encoding phenylalanine--tRNA ligase subunit alpha, producing the protein MLNLDDILKEAQAAFAGIDNPAELEQAKARYLGKSGVLTEQLKQLGKMPPEERREAGARINQAKDLLEQALKDRREAIQERLLQAQLAQEALDVTLPGRGLGVGGLHPVTRTLQRIEGLFRSIGFSVAEGPEIESDFYNFTALNIPENHPARAMHDTFYVDEQHVLRTHTSPVQVHYMQNHQPPLKIIAPGRVYRCDSDVTHTPMFHQVEGLWVDEQVSFAELKGVLADFMQRFFERDDLKVRFRPSFFPFTEPSAEMDIGCVMCGGAGCRVCSHTGWLEVLGCGMVHPNVLGHVNVDSEKYLGFAFGLGVERLAMLRYGVNDLRLFFESDLRFLRQFN
- the pheT gene encoding phenylalanine--tRNA ligase subunit beta encodes the protein MKFSENWLRAYVNPELDSDRLAHALTMAGLEVEALETVAPPFDKVVVGEVLSLEKHPDADRLNVCRVDVGAGEPLQIVCGAANVHAGAKVPCALVGAQLPKMAIKQAKVRGVESSGMLCSESELGLAEESSGLLLLPADATVGQSIRDYLGLDDKLYTLKLTPNRSDCLSVTGVAREVAAVTGAALNLPNAVVVPASISDRIAVVVDEPVACPSYCGRVLKGLDAAATTPEWMARRLKRSGLRPISAVVDVTNYVLLELGQPLHAFDLAKIQGGISVRFARPGEQLELLNQQTAALDSDMLVIGDTHQALALAGVMGGQASAVSDATVDIFLESAFFSPDTIAGKARRLTLSTDSSYRFERGVDFAATRVALERATQLLLEICGGAAGEITEVIAELPQRTPIRLRVARVSQVLGIDLSAVQIVALLTRLQFNFAEDGGAFQVTPPSYRFDLSIEADLIEEMARLYGYDNIPALPPRGSLNMLAQSEAARGRDSLRALLTARDYQEVINYSFVDAAWERDIAGNDSPLSLKNPIASQMGVMRSTLFGGLIDNLCFNLNRKQERVRLFETGCCFTQSADGFIQPEKIAGLCYGNAKPEQWGEAVRGVDFYDAKADVEALFWPSVPRFESGSHPALHPGQSAKVWLEGEFIGWVGTLHPKWQQKYELPAAPVVFELNMAVLLRGRVPSFAEISKFQVVRRDIAVVVDEGVSVQDLLDGMSEHLPDAVTELKLFDVYRGKGIDLGKKSLAFRVLMQDTRQTLTDEEVDAVTAQLAEVLASRYGAKLRN
- a CDS encoding integration host factor subunit alpha is translated as MTLTKAELADMLFEKVGLNKREAKDMVESFFEEIRVSLEQGEGVKLSGFGNFELRDKPERPGRNPKTGEEIPITARRVVTFHASQKLKGLVEDSYQLEAANGGTRKQA